The following are from one region of the Lepeophtheirus salmonis chromosome 8, UVic_Lsal_1.4, whole genome shotgun sequence genome:
- the LOC121122578 gene encoding zinc finger Y-chromosomal protein: MGLKPNLTDKWRCHLSQSRNNGLFSDIKISCSDGSDYPAHKLVMGVQWFLEKDAESDVLILEGFNSEVVKTFLDILYSGLTKFTGEEHLRDLKELAQLFGVRNLSLETFVFEEDFEEEDELYYESDESEDLGVKSHGSLTVTLEENLSKRDILAQDRVFVCPRCGEGFGTNLKLEAHEKVHEDEEEDEYDEDEDPMDEDDVKVKFKREHNVHACKHCNGSSFSSKAELDKHLFVIHADARCCRKCGKEFKESKSLNYHSKYVCPKIKREFFKCRVCESKFPSPRDARRHEKSLHGNPRIHRCPQCNVVCKSSSFLSNHIKVAHNPENLRFKCPTCGKAFLKTAYLKDHINRFHVAEKQFECSNCSKKFSTKQDLQKHSKLHEGSKHECNFCGESFTYRSTLTQHIRSTHTGDKPYKCRPCNKNFGFLEVLKKHKKSHDRKGDATIIVTAPKGQKGIKSYIDFSPNVSSAPIPHNPQSSSYLPQPPSASTSTTNAFSTNICQDIVHYENQQVGSSSNPSFPHFSNYPKSETVPDQITTIDIMELLSKN; the protein is encoded by the coding sequence ATGGGCCTCAAACCTAATTTGACGGATAAATGGAGGTGCCACCTCTCACAATCTCGAAACAATGGACTATTCTCTGATATAAAGATTTCCTGCTCCGACGGTTCAGATTACCCTGCCCATAAATTAGTCATGGGTGTTCAATGGTTCCTAGAGAAGGATGCTGAATCTGATGTTCTTATTTTAGAAGGATTTAATTCTGAGGTTGTAAAAACCTTTCTTGACATTTTGTATTCTGGCTTGACCAAATTCACAGGAGAAGAGCACCTTAGAGACTTGAAAGAACTGGCTCAGCTCTTTGGTGTGAGGAACTTAAGTCTCGAGACCTTTGTTTTCGAAGAGGACTTTGAAGAAGAGGATGAGCTTTACTACGAGTCGGACGAAAGTGAGGACCTAGGTGTGAAGTCACATGGATCATTAACTGTGACCTTagaagaaaatctttctaaaaggGATATACTTGCTCAGGATCGAGTATTTGTTTGTCCAAGGTGTGGAGAAGGGTTTGGAACGAATCTAAAATTAGAAGCTCATGAAAAGGTGCATGAGGATGAAGAAGAGGATGAATATGACGAGGATGAAGATCCTATGGACGAGGATGACGTTAAAGTAAAGTTCAAAAGGGAGCATAATGTTCATGCTTGCAAACATTGTAATGGGTCCTCTTTTTCATCCAAAGCAGAGCTAGATAAACATTTGTTCGTGATCCATGCTGATGCACGCTGCTGTAGAAAGTGCGGAAAAGAATTCAAGGaatcaaaaagtttgaattatcaCTCCAAATATGTTTGTCCCAAAATTAAAAGAGAGTTTTTTAAATGTCGGGTTTGTGAGTCTAAGTTCCCTTCACCTCGAGATGCTCGTAGACATGAGAAGTCTCTACATGGGAATCCTCGGATTCACCGATGCCCTCAATGCAACGTTGTGTGCAAATCCTCAAGCTTCCTCTCTAATCATATAAAGGTGGCTCATAACCCAGAGAATCTTCGTTTTAAATGCCCTACCTGTGGGAAAGCATTTCTCAAAACTGCATATCTCAAGGATCACATTAATCGCTTCCATGTGGCAGAAAAACAGTTTGAATGCTCAAATTGCTCTAAAAAGTTTTCAACCAAGCAAGACCTTCAAAAGCACTCAAAGTTACACGAGGGCTCCAAGCACGAATGTAACTTTTGTGGAGAGTCCTTCACATATCGTTCTACTCTAACCCAACACATTCGTAGCACACATACTGGAGATAAGCCTTACAAATGCCGACCCTGCAACAAAAACTTTGGTTTCCTGGAGGtgctaaaaaaacataaaaaatcccATGATCGTAAAGGTGATGCCACCATCATTGTGACTGCGCCGAAAGGGCAGAAAGGAATTAAATCCTACATTGATTTTTCTCCCAATGTATCTTCGGCTCCAATCCCGCATAATCCACAGAGCTCTTCCTATCTGCCTCAACCACCCTCTGCTTCCACTTCAACCACAAATGCATTCAGTACGAATATATGTCAGGACATTGTACACTATGAAAATCAACAAGTGGGATCCTCCTCTAATCCTTCATTTCCGCATTTCAGCAATTATCCTAAGTCTGAAACAGTTCCTGACCAAATCACCACTATTGATATAATGGAGCTTTTAAGTAAAAactaa